The DNA region CCCCGTTCACACTACCGCCATTCATGGTAATGTCACCGTTGGtgacgccgttgacgccCTTATCCTCGTCCGCCTGTGGCCGGTTCTCCGGTCGCATGGCTTGCATCAGGCGCGACAGCAACGGCCCGACCGAAAGCTTGTCTGTCTCGGCGACTTCGTCGTCCATGTTGTCAATCGCGCCACGGGGTTGATTAGGTGCCAATTGTTCGCGGCCGTTCAAAGGTTTATCGAGAGCCATGGCGCCATCCTCCTCTGCCCAAATCTCGGTGTAATGCTTCTTGCCCCTCTTCGGCATGTGGAAAGGTGTAACACGGTCGCCGCGCTCTCGGAGAAACGCTAGGTCTTCTTCGGCAAAGGGGCGGAAGTAGGGTTCCAAGTATGTCGAGAAGGTTGAAAAGCTGATCTGGTTCGTGGGCTTGGCACTACTGAAGTCCTTGTCCGGAGGGTCGCCAGCGATTACATCGGCCAGGTCGGTCCTGGGGAATACGGCGACCGAGTAAATCTCCTTCAACTCTTCATCGGACATACCAGAGTGTGTTGGGCGAATCTCGTAGACGGTCGGGTCGGGGAAGGTGGAGGGGTCGTCGCCGAAGGTGTGCGCGGCAGGTTGCGCCTTTTTGGGCGGcgcgccctcgtcttctgaactctcttcttcctcctcattGTCTTCTTTTTTCGTCTTCTCGTCGACTTCCattgctgatggtgttgcaGGAGCGACGGGTGACAAGGAAGAACTGGCCGAGTCGCGCGAAAGCTTTCGTGGTTTAGTGGATTCCCTAAGCGGGGATGATCGTTCTGCGGCAACGGGCGAGGTCAGTACTCGAGGCAAGGTCAATACGAGGAATTACTCGTGGTGATGGGGATGAGCTCCTGGTGAGCTTCCCGCGCCCCACGAATAAACCAAGGCAAAAAAAGCGAAAGAGCACTAAGCCGCACAGGGTCGACTGAAGGGTAGTGTAATGTAGTGACCTACCAATTCCCCCTTCGTGGGGGGGTGCAAGGGTATCGGCcgcctttctcttcttcttgttggtCTTGCTGGTCTTCTTGCTATCACCCTCGGCCTTTCCGGCGGCATCAGTGCCCTCTtcgacgtcgttgatgtATTGCTTTCGCGTGCTGGCTAGTATCCGCATGCCCCTATCGCAGAAATTGCTACGCCTATCGATGGTCTCCTGTAGACGCTGGAGGCGTGCGATCATGCCATCAAGGCTCTTGGAATCGGGCATGACGGCGTTGGACGCACCCTGATCGACCAGGTCGTCATAGTTGAGGTTGCGGAACTGCTCGACGCGGAGCTCGAGATACTCTGTATCGACGGCTTCAATGGGGGGCAAGCTCGCGGACGGAGTGATGGAGCTGGGAGTTGTGTTGCGACTCCGCTGTCGCATGGCACCGGGCCCGGCCTTCTTGCCGGTGCCCTTCTGGCTCGCAGCGGGCGGCATCGCAGGCTCCCAGTGTTTAGTCGTTTTGATTGCAGGCGAATTCTTGATGGCGTTGAAACATGCGCGTGGTCGGTGTCGAGGGCTGTGATGGATAGGGATATGTCGAAGTGTAGGTTGGGCATTTGATGTCGAGCGTCAACTAGCAGTCGACATCGCGCTGCCCTGCACGCCAAACCTGCTTACTGGATTGGTCACCGGACAGGGAAGTATGGGTCGAACAGCCCCAGCTTGTGTGTTGCACGCACCCTGGAGAGGAGGGTATACCTGCGGCGGGAGTCTGGGGGATGTAcaagtaggtaggtacatgTATAATGTACTTTCTCCTGTTGCTTCCAGATGTGGTACAACAAAGAAACAGCAACGCTGGGACTTGGGTGACCACCAGCGACGAACGTGTAGCAGAGTAGGTATGTAGGCACATCATTCCTCATCCATTATCGCCCTTTGGCCGAATATGACAAGCGGGGTCTCTTTCGTATCAGCACAACCCTTGAATTCTCAGTTCTATCTTGTACATGGGTCCATCTGAGCTGAGCATAAGTAGGTTCATGGTCAACGTTTTGGAGGAGAGCACCCCCCACTCTCCTATCGAGGTGCCATTACCAGGGATTCAAGCTTCGCGGATAGGTTTTCTAGACTTACAGCTTAACACATCAGAGAAATCTCCTTCTGCGCACTGGATACCGAGACCCTTCGTGCATGATATCTCCCCGCAAACCCCCAGACTTGAGTCTAGTATTCATTTGCGATTCGGGAGTCGCTTGTCTTAGTGCTCTAGGATTGCAGTTCCTGTTTTGGACCTTAATCACTTGCGAAAGCGAGCAACTAGTACAGGATCATCAAGACATTGCCATTGTCGAGGGACTACAACCCCTGGTGGTGAAGTTCTTACAGCATCTTGGAGACATATCAGCAATACAGCCCTCCAAGACACTACAAAACGAACACACACTCAAGTATCGATTTCTTGCTCGATACTGGGACCCAAGAGCATCGCCGGGCTATTTGCCTCGCAGCCAGAGAAAGGACACTATTAA from Colletotrichum higginsianum IMI 349063 chromosome 4, whole genome shotgun sequence includes:
- a CDS encoding Histone acetyltransferase subunit 3, which gives rise to MPPAASQKGTGKKAGPGAMRQRSRNTTPSSITPSASLPPIEAVDTEYLELRVEQFRNLNYDDLVDQGASNAVMPDSKSLDGMIARLQRLQETIDRRSNFCDRGMRILASTRKQYINDVEEGTDAAGKAEGDSKKTSKTNKKKRKAADTLAPPHEGGIERSSPLRESTKPRKLSRDSASSSLSPVAPATPSAMEVDEKTKKEDNEEEEESSEDEGAPPKKAQPAAHTFGDDPSTFPDPTVYEIRPTHSGMSDEELKEIYSVAVFPRTDLADVIAGDPPDKDFSSAKPTNQISFSTFSTYLEPYFRPFAEEDLAFLRERGDRVTPFHMPKRGKKHYTEIWAEEDGAMALDKPLNGREQLAPNQPRGAIDNMDDEVAETDKLSVGPLLSRLMQAMRPENRPQADEDKGVNGVTNGDITMNGGSVNGENGEPQQSFGDDKAPPVPPASFMPESNSEAWKKASHPKLEYTQVDERIKQELRHIGFLPQEGNFESEYDGAFDDEVAARLRLLQGRLREQMLINGARKSRLTELVKERMAHQEYQTILEDLDTQVQAAYLKRTRTMGKSKKNKRPGGAGGGSHAVGGAAGMARPGIGDMTKTLMERRKRWIDTIGSVFDDESLGKVPRSSDPDSSIFRANVMSDLMKREKSQWDEEVEEE